One part of the Ursus arctos isolate Adak ecotype North America unplaced genomic scaffold, UrsArc2.0 scaffold_14, whole genome shotgun sequence genome encodes these proteins:
- the PRSS57 gene encoding serine protease 57 isoform X2, which yields MAPGGWALGRLLLTVAVVVTLPTRPAGSWGTRIIGGHEVTPHSRPYVASVKFEGQHHCGGFLLRARWVVSAAHCFSHRDPRTGLVVLGAHVLRAPEPTQQVFGISAVIRHPDYQPATHANDICLLQLNRSAILGPAVGLLKLPRTGARPLKPGARCQVAGWGSVSDFEDQPPGLMEAEVRVLGLDICNSSWRGQLSPAMLCTQSGDHRRRGFCSADSGGPLVCRNRAHGLVSFSGLWCGDPKTPDVYTQVSAFVSWIWDVVRGPRPSPLPRTTESPQDSREPQQHWVYK from the exons ATGGCTCCTGGGGGGTGGGCACTGGGTCGCCTGCTGCTGACCGTAGCTGTGGTCGTCACGTTGCCGACGAGGCCCGCAG GCTCCTGGGGCACCCGGATCATCGGGGGCCACGAGGTGACGCCCCACTCCCGGCCTTACGTGGCGTCTGTGAAGTTCGAGGGCCAGCACCACTGTGGGGGCTTCCTGCTCCGCGCCCGCTGGGTGGTCTCCGCGGCCCACTGCTTCAGCCACAG GGACCCCCGAACGGGCCTGGTGGTGCTGGGGGCTCACGTCCTGCGTGCTCCAGAGCCTACCCAGCAGGTGTTCGGCATCTCAGCTGTCATCAGGCACCCGGACTACCAGCCCGCCACCCACGCCAATGACATCTGTCTGCTGCAg CTGAACCGCTCTGCTATCCTGGGTCCAGCAGTGGGGCTGCTGAAGCTGCCACGGACAGGCGCCAGGCCACTCAAGCCTGGGGCGCGGTGCCAGGTGGCTGGCTGGGGCTCCGTATCTGACTTTGAAGACCAGCCCCCCGGGCTGATGGAGGCTGAGGTCCGTGTGCTGGGCCTGGACATCTGCAACAGCTCTTGGAGGGGCCAGCTGAGCCCTGCCATGCTCTGCACCCAAAGTGGGGACCATCGGCGGCGTGGCTTCTGCTCC gctgACTCTGGGGGGCCCCTGGTGTGCAGGAACCGGGCCCACGGCCTTGTCTCCTTCTCCGGACTCTGGTGCGGCGACCCCAAGACCCCCGATGTGTACACGCAGGTGTCTGCCTTCGTAAGCTGGATATGGGATGTGGTTCGAGGGCCCcggcccagccccctgcccaggacCACGGAGTCCCCGCAGGACTCGCGTGAGCCACAACAGCACTGGGTATATAAATGA